The Puniceicoccaceae bacterium genome includes the window CATCAGTTATGATGCTGTGCGGGGTAGGCAGAGATTCCTTTTGAAGCACCTGCAGGACCGACTCAAGGTGACGCCCAGTGACAAACACAATCTCCCTGTCAGGCCGCTCACTCGCCGCACTTCCGAGCCTTTGCAGGGCTGCGCCATGTGCCTCCCGAGTGTTGTCAATCGGGATCAATGTGCCATCCAGGTCGGTGGTCAGCCAAAAACGTGAAGATGTTGCTTTCATATCTATTGAGGAGTTTCAGTTGAAATCGAGCGGTATAAAATTTCAGCAGCGCTGTAACCACAAGTGTTGGTAAGGTTTTAGTTCAAAGGCTCGACTAACGGTGTGCTCAGTTTGGGTGATACGGTCGATAAAATGATGCCCAGGTCCCCTGGAAATAATCGCACTGCCATCCACCTCAAGCGTTCGGTCGGAAAGATTTTGCACCACAAGGATTCGCTCACCCGAGTGTTGGCGAACGTAAGACAATGCTTCCCGTTTTCCCACATCGAAGAGCTGCATTTCCACGCCTGCAAAGGCACCGAGACTCCTGCGCGCCTCTAGCAGTTTACAAATGCGCTCATGAAGCACCTGCGAATACGGGTGCAGGCCCTTCCCCGGCTCAGGAAAAGTATCGTGCAATGCCACACGATGCACCCATCGGCTGTCCTCCCGCTTTCGCTCATCATCAACGTAGTCATAATCATTGAGCATGCCCCACTCATCCCCAAGGTAAAGCAGTGGAATACCGCCAATGCTGAGAATCACACTGTGCATCACGCAGATGCGCTCGATCGCATGGTGAGCGAGCACGGAGTCATCCTTTTCAATCGCCTGTTCGATCCCCGCAAGCGATGCCAGTGTTCCGCAGACGCGCATGTCATGGGTTTCCGGATTGTACTGAAAGGGTACCCCTTTCGCAAAACTACCCTCAAACTGCCCGCTGTAGAAGCGATTCAGAAACTGCCGATGGTCAAATGCATTGATGCCCAGTGTGGCCGCATCGGCATCATCAAAGGTCCATCCAATGTCATCATGTCCCCTGAGGTAGTTGCACCAGGAGCAGGCCTCCGGCAGCGCATGGCGGTGTTCAATGGATTTTTTGAGCAGCGAGGCATCGCGGGTGGAAATGTATTCCCACACAGTAGCCTTCAAGTGTGGGTTATAGGACAGTTGGCACTCACCCTCGTCGATGTATTTCATCACTTCATCCGGGTGCACGATCGCTTCCGACTTGAAAAGCAAAGACGGCGCTGCAATGCGTGCGATACTGTTGTAGGCCCGGATCACATCGTGGGCCTTGTCGAGGTTCTCACAACTCGTTCCCTCTTCCTTCCAGATAAATGCCACAGCATCGAGGCGCAGGATCTCGACCCCCATATTCGACAGGAACAGCATTTCCTGCATCATGCCGCGAAAGACATCCGGGTTTGCGTAGCGCAGATCCCACTGATAGTTATTAAAAGTGGTCCAGACCCACTTGTTGATTCCGTTGTGCCAACTGAAACTTCCCCGCCGAACCGTGGGAAAAATCTCCCGGACAGTTCTGTCATAGCGGTCGGGAATTTCCCGACTGGGATAGATGTGAAAGTAATCCTCATACTCGATTTCGCCCGACTGCGCACGCTTCGCCCACTCATGGTCATCTGCGGTGTGATTGAAGATGAAGTCCAGCACCAGTGAAATCCCTGCTTTTCGAAACTCCCGCGTCACCTCCTGGAGATCTTCGGTCGTGCCAAGGCGATCATCGACCCGACGGTAGTTGCTGACAGCATAACCTCCGTCATTTTCACCATCAGGCGATTTGAACAATGGCATCAGGTGAATGTAAGTGAAACCCATGGACTTCAGGTAAGGAATCTGTTTTTGCAGTCCCTTGAGATCCTTTGAAAAGAGATCAACGTAAAGCGCACCTCCCAGCATGGTTTCCCGCCGATACCAAAGCGGTTCACGCAGCCGGGCGGCATCCAGCTGTTTCATCTCTGGTGAGCGTTCGACGAAGCTCGCAAAGGCACTGAGAATTAACTGCTCAAGATGGTAGTGAAAATCGTAGTGCGTGCCGTAGAGTTTGTAGAACAAGCGAAAGAGCTCCTTCCAATGGGTCTCGAGTCGCTGCTCGAACGCATGCAAGTCGTTCTCGGAGAGCTGTTCCGATATCCCGTTACAGCTGCGATACACCTCCAGTCTGGAATGGATCCGCTGGAGTGATCGCTGTGCTTCATATTCAAACCGTTCGGGAGCAATGCTTCCTGTGTTATGCACTGGCACTGTCGTTTGGAATCACAATGTCTCCGAGGAAATGATAGTAGTCAATTCCCTCAAGAATCGCCCATGCATGTGCTCCTTTCGCAAAAAGGATGCGTCCATGGCCCTTTAGCTTGTTCAACTCTGAGCTGTGATTTGCGACGACTACACCCAGTGTCTGACCTTTCAGCATTTCCTCATCATTTCCGGAGTCACCCACAATCAGAAGTTTTTCTGGCGAGAGTCCCCAACGGAACGCAAGGTGACGAATGGCCACACCGTCTCCAGCACGAATCGGAATCACGTCCATGAAGGCACCCAACGAGACCACGAGTTTGGCACGACATCCGTTTTCCCGAAGGATGCGTCGGATCGACCCCAGCTTCGGCGCGAGATTCTCGTCCAGTGTGAAACTCACCTTGTACTGGGATTGACAGTGTTCGGGTTGAAGACGGATGCCTTCAATGGAATCGAGAACCTCCCGAATCTTGTCGGGACGCCATTCAAAATCGATGCGCTTGCTCCAGGATCGGTCATGAATCAGCTTCTCTCCATAATAGATCTCTGTGCCAACCGAACAGACCATCAAGTCCGGATTGGAAAGTCCCTTGTCCCGCAAGAGTTCGCGCGTTTCATCAAAATTGCGGCCTGTGGCGATGCCAAAACCCACGTTTTCGGGAAACTCATTGAGTCGCTGCTTAAAGGCTTCAAGCGCCTCATCATCGCCAGTCAGGGTATTGTCAATATCGGTTATCAAGATGCGATCTACCTTTGGCAATTTATTGACAATCACTGCCGGATCATAGCGATCCACCCGGCGACCTGCGAATACGTCATGCAGGTCCCTGACGTATTTCTCCACATGCACCGACCATGAGTAGGTTTTTTCAACTCCGACCTTGCCAGAGTTAGAGAGCTGCTCCCATCGCTCCGGGTCCGCGAGCACGCGCTCAATGGCTTCGCCGATGAGATCCGTATCGAGCGGATCGACCAACTCTCCATTCTGACAGGCCGCGAGAATGTCGCGGGGTCCCCCATCATTGGTCGCCACCACTGGTAGCCCCACTGCGGCAGCTTCAAGCAGGGTCAACCCAAAGGGTTCGGTGAAGGCAGGATTGACAAAAACTCCCCGCGATTCTGCAGCCCACCGGTACACCTGCGGAATTTCATCCGGCTGATGTGTTTTGGGGTAGGCAATTTTCCCATAGAGATCATACTGGTCGATGTGCATCAGCAACTCGGCGATCACGCGTTTTTTCGAGGACTCCGCGTTGAGAATATCGTCACGATTTCCTGCGATGATCACGAGATTGGCCATTTCCTTCAGCTTTTCATTTTCCCCATATGCCTTGACCAGTGACACCAGGTTTTTGCGATGATCGGCACGTGCAATGGCAAGTATCGCTGGTTTTTCCGGTTCATGCAGGAAGGAACGGATGCGATCTATCACACCACCCTCCCGGTATTCTACACGGGATTTATCAATGAAATTCTGTAAATCCACTCCGGGCGCGATCACTTCCATGCGATCTGGTTGGTAGCGCTCATAGAGCGAATACTGCTCTTCCACCTCTTGCACCGTGCTCGTGACCACCATACTGGCTGTATCCAGAGCCTGTTCCTCCGCCTCGATGCGCGTTGCAATCCGGTAACGCTCTTCGAGCTTTTCGACCGGAGTTCCCCCGGCAAGCAGGCGTTCCTTTTTTACCCGTCCCAGAGAGTGCCCTGTAAAGAGCATGGGAATCCCCAGCAGATTCGCGAGCTGCGCGCCACCATATCCGGCGTCGGCATAGTGCGCGTGAATGATATCCGGGAGGTATCCGGAGCGCCGGAAATGGTGAAGGGCCTGATCCACAAACTCCTCCAGATAGGGCCAGAGACTCTCTTTTTTCAGATACCGTCGAGGCCCGAATGGAATGCGAATGATGGTGGCCTTGTCATTGATCGATTCTTCAACCTTTGCGTAGCTTGGATCGTAGCGAGGATCCATGATTTGGCGGGTCAGCAGTTCGACCTTGGCTACATTCGGGTGCTTTGAAAGTGCTTCAGCGAGTTCGACCACATACTTGACCTGCCCACCTGTATCGGCATCCCTGCCCAGCTCCATGTCATCATAACGAATCAGACCATGGAGAGAAATCAGGGCGATTTTCAATTCACTTTCTGAGTCGGAGTTATCGTCTGTGGTTTGAGATGATTCCGTTGCTTCTTGCATGATAATTGGGTTGTTGAAGGATTAAACAAGATCGTAAAAGGCCTGATCACTTGAGGTTGCCCCACGGATCGTGCAAACCTTGCCTGCAAAGGCACTTGCCCGCTTTAAAATGTCCTGGGGACGCAGCTCCAGTTGAATTCCCAAGAGGCAAACCGAAGCAAAGGCATCACCTGCTCCGACAGTATCCACCATCGGCTCACCAAGATGAGCGGGGACCCCGATCAGCCCCAAACGATCTTCATACCAGTACGCGCCCTCTTTGCCACAGGTGAGAATCAGAGTCCTGATTTCAAAACGCTTCGCAAATGCTGCCACTTGTGCTTCCATGCGTTCCTTGCTCAGGCGTTCACCGCTGAGCTGTTCAAACTCCTCATCATTGACTTTCAGATAATGGACCCCAGTCAGCAGCGCAGCAAAGCGCTGCGCATCAAACCACGGTTTGCGGATGTTCACGTCAACG containing:
- a CDS encoding amylosucrase; the protein is MPVHNTGSIAPERFEYEAQRSLQRIHSRLEVYRSCNGISEQLSENDLHAFEQRLETHWKELFRLFYKLYGTHYDFHYHLEQLILSAFASFVERSPEMKQLDAARLREPLWYRRETMLGGALYVDLFSKDLKGLQKQIPYLKSMGFTYIHLMPLFKSPDGENDGGYAVSNYRRVDDRLGTTEDLQEVTREFRKAGISLVLDFIFNHTADDHEWAKRAQSGEIEYEDYFHIYPSREIPDRYDRTVREIFPTVRRGSFSWHNGINKWVWTTFNNYQWDLRYANPDVFRGMMQEMLFLSNMGVEILRLDAVAFIWKEEGTSCENLDKAHDVIRAYNSIARIAAPSLLFKSEAIVHPDEVMKYIDEGECQLSYNPHLKATVWEYISTRDASLLKKSIEHRHALPEACSWCNYLRGHDDIGWTFDDADAATLGINAFDHRQFLNRFYSGQFEGSFAKGVPFQYNPETHDMRVCGTLASLAGIEQAIEKDDSVLAHHAIERICVMHSVILSIGGIPLLYLGDEWGMLNDYDYVDDERKREDSRWVHRVALHDTFPEPGKGLHPYSQVLHERICKLLEARRSLGAFAGVEMQLFDVGKREALSYVRQHSGERILVVQNLSDRTLEVDGSAIISRGPGHHFIDRITQTEHTVSRAFELKPYQHLWLQRC
- a CDS encoding HAD-IIB family hydrolase, coding for MQEATESSQTTDDNSDSESELKIALISLHGLIRYDDMELGRDADTGGQVKYVVELAEALSKHPNVAKVELLTRQIMDPRYDPSYAKVEESINDKATIIRIPFGPRRYLKKESLWPYLEEFVDQALHHFRRSGYLPDIIHAHYADAGYGGAQLANLLGIPMLFTGHSLGRVKKERLLAGGTPVEKLEERYRIATRIEAEEQALDTASMVVTSTVQEVEEQYSLYERYQPDRMEVIAPGVDLQNFIDKSRVEYREGGVIDRIRSFLHEPEKPAILAIARADHRKNLVSLVKAYGENEKLKEMANLVIIAGNRDDILNAESSKKRVIAELLMHIDQYDLYGKIAYPKTHQPDEIPQVYRWAAESRGVFVNPAFTEPFGLTLLEAAAVGLPVVATNDGGPRDILAACQNGELVDPLDTDLIGEAIERVLADPERWEQLSNSGKVGVEKTYSWSVHVEKYVRDLHDVFAGRRVDRYDPAVIVNKLPKVDRILITDIDNTLTGDDEALEAFKQRLNEFPENVGFGIATGRNFDETRELLRDKGLSNPDLMVCSVGTEIYYGEKLIHDRSWSKRIDFEWRPDKIREVLDSIEGIRLQPEHCQSQYKVSFTLDENLAPKLGSIRRILRENGCRAKLVVSLGAFMDVIPIRAGDGVAIRHLAFRWGLSPEKLLIVGDSGNDEEMLKGQTLGVVVANHSSELNKLKGHGRILFAKGAHAWAILEGIDYYHFLGDIVIPNDSASA